GTTGCCGCCTCCGGGGCCCCTGAGGGCTATGTTCAACTGGCAGTTAAGCTACCCAGGGCCTCCCGATTCCGCAACCCCCGGCGATCAGGTGGCGGGAGCGGCCGGGTACAGGGCCCGATACAGCGCCACGTTGCGCTGGATGGTGCGGACGTAGTCGCGGGTTTCCTTGAAGCCGATCCGCTCGACAAACATCTCCGGGTCATCGGCGGCGCGGCCCACCGACCAGAGCGGCACCCGGCCGGGGCCCGCGTTGTACGCCGCGAGGGCGCGGACCAGGTCGCCATTGAACCGCTGCAGCACCTGCCCCAGGTAGAAGGTGCCGAAGCGCAGGTTGAGTGCGGGCTCGTCGAGGTGATCCACCCGCCAGCCGCGGACGCCGAGCTGCCGGGCGATGAGCCGGCCCGTGGCGGGCATCACCTGCATGAGCCCGCGGGCACCCACCCGCGAGCGCGCCCCGGCATTCCACGCCGACTCCTGCCGGATGAGCGCGGCCACCACCAGCGGATCAACCCCGATGGCCCGGGCCTCGGCGGCCAGGTTGTCCTCATAGTGGCGCGGGTAGAGCAGCCGGTAGGTGCGCGCATCGCGTGGGGCGCCGCGGGCCAGGGCCGCGCGCGCGCTGGCAATCGACGCGTCCGGGTCGCCGAGGCGCCGGAAAGCATCGGCCACCGAGAGCAGGCGCTGCGGGGAGCGGACCCGCTCGGCCGTGAGCCAGGCGCGCTCCCACGACGCTTCCTCGACCATGCCCGCGGCCTTGAGCAGGCCGATCCGGCTCATGGCGCTGTCGACATCGAGGAAGTGGGTGAATCGGTCCGGCGCCGCGGCCGGCTGCCAGCCGGGGCGGCCGAGGCGGGCCGCGCTGGCGTAGGCGTAGTAGGACACGGAGTCGCGCGCCATCACCGACTGCCACAGCAGCGTGGCGCGGCTCGTGTCGCCCGCCTCACGCAAGGCGCGTGCGGCCCAGTACCCCGCCGCGAGGCCATCGGCGCCCGCGTCGAGCTGGTGGATGCGGCTCCACTCCGCGGCCGCCTGGTCGATCCGCCCTTCCTCATACAATGCGAGCGCGGCGAGGAATCCCGCGCGGCCCACCGAGTCGGCGTGCGGATAGCGGGTGACCAGCGCCAGCCACGGTTCGCGCGCGTCGCGGTGCGCGCCGTCGTCCCAGGCGAGGCTGCCGCGCAGGAAGAGCGCACGCGGCGTCAGGACCGAGTCGTCGGGGACGCGCTGCAGCAGCCGGGTCAGGGCGGCGCGGGCGGCGGTGCGTTCACCGAGGCGGGCCCGGGAGGCGGCTTCGCCGTACAGCGCGTCGGCGCTGAGCGGGGAGGTGGCCGGGATCCGGTGGAAGGTGGTGATGGCCTCGCGGTGCCGGCGGAGCGAGGCCAGCGCCCGGGCATAGGCCAGGAGGTCGGCGGGCTCAGCGGGGCCGCGCCGCACCGCCCGGGAGTAGAGCAGGGCCGCCTCGAGCGGGAGCCCAGACCGGCCGGCCAGCCGCGCCACCTCGAGCGCCTCCTGTGGCGTCAGCACGACAGTGGGTGAGGCGAGGAACTTGAGCGCTTCCTGCGCCGCCGGGGTGCCAGCGCGCTGTCGCGCGAGGCGCAGCAGGCCGTCGCGGAGGCCCCGGCGCTGGGCGTCGGTCCGCGCCTGTCGCAGCCGGAGCCGGGTGGCGTCAGTGAAGAGGCCGAGCGAGTCGAAGGTGCGCGCGGCGCCGGCGAGGTCGCCGTCGCGCTCCCGCGCGGTGGCCTCGGTGACCCCGATCCGTGCCCGGACCACCGGCAGCTGGATCCGGGCGTAGAGGTCACTCCGCTCGAGGGAATCCGCCGACAGCGCGGCGGCGCGGAGCAGCAGCCAGTCGGCGATCTCGGGGGCGCTGTCGGCGGCGGCGCGCAGGTGCACGCCCGCGTCCGGCCGCCGGCTCTCGCGCGCCCGGGCCAGCGCGGCCCGCACCGGTGCCGGATCGCCGCCATCATCCGCGAGGAGCGGCAGCGGGGCGGCGCCGAGCAGGCCGGCGAGGAGCAGGAGCGGAAGACGCGCGCGGGTGGAGATCAACGGAATTCACCCAGTCGAGGGAGGCCGGGAACCGTGAGCGCAGGAGCCATGCCAGTGCGGACGTACCGAACATAGGGCGATCTGGCGCCGGACACCACCAGCGGGACCCCCGGGTGCCGTCTATCTTTGCCCGCCATGACCAGCCCGCTCTTCCATTGGGACGCGGTCCCCCTCGTCCTCGGGGCGCTGCTGGGGCTGACCGCCGGCTCCCGCCGCTCGGCCGCCCGTGTGATGGCCGGGCTGGTGCTGCTCGGGCTCGCGTTCGCGGGCATCCGGGTGGCCACGGCGGGGGCGATGCCCTTCAGCGCGCTGGCGCGGTCGTTCCAGGTCGTCACCCTCGCCCTCCTGGCGGGTGGTGGTCTGCTGCTGTGGCGGTCACGGCCCGTGCTGGCCGATGCCCCGGTGGCCACACGGCCCGCATCCGACATCGATGCTCCGGCGTTCCTCGTCCACCTGCTCGCGGCGTGCGTAGCCGCCGGCGCACCCCACCTGCACCTCTTCCTGCCCGCGCTGGTGGTGTCGGCGGCGAGCGGCTGGCGCTGGTCGCGCCCCGGCCGATGGCCGATCGTGATCGCCCCGGTCCTGCTGCTGCTCTGTGCCTGCTGGTACCTGCTCGCCCGGGTGGCCGGACCGCTCCCGCTCGCGCTTGCGATGCTCGGGGAGGCACCGTACAGCGCCGCGTTCGAGCTGGGCATGGCGGCGGCGCTGCTGGGGTGTGCCGGGGTGCTGCTCGGGCTCGCCCCCTTCCATATGATGGGACGTGGCCCACTGACCCCGATTCTCGGTGGGCTGCTCCTGGTCCGGGTGGTGGCGGTGGCGCTGCCGGGCGGGCTGGAGCACTGGCAGCCCGTGGCGTATCCGGTGGTGGTGCTGACCGCGGTGTTCGCCGCGGCCCGGCGCCGGGACGACCTGGCGCTGGTGGCGCTCGCCGGCGTCGGCCTCCTCTCCAGCGACCCGACGGCGGGCTGGTGCGGGCTGGTGGTCCTGGGCCTCGCGACGGCGCTGCGGGGCCTCGACTGGCTGGTCGGCGGGGGCCGCCGACTGAGCGGTGCGGGGCAGGGGCTCGTCGGGACCATGGCACTGGCCGCCGCCGCGGCGCTCGCGCCGGCACTGGCGGGCGGCCTCTCCGCCGAAGCGATGTACACCGCGGTGACGGTCCTGCTGGCCGCCGTGGCGTTCGCGCGGGTGCAGGGTTCGGCGGTCACGCGTTGACCCCGATCCGTGGCCCGTGGATATTTGGCGACATGCGTACCGGTGATTCTCGTCATGCTCCGGAGCGCAGGC
The Gemmatimonadota bacterium DNA segment above includes these coding regions:
- a CDS encoding lytic transglycosylase domain-containing protein; the protein is MISTRARLPLLLLAGLLGAAPLPLLADDGGDPAPVRAALARARESRRPDAGVHLRAAADSAPEIADWLLLRAAALSADSLERSDLYARIQLPVVRARIGVTEATARERDGDLAGAARTFDSLGLFTDATRLRLRQARTDAQRRGLRDGLLRLARQRAGTPAAQEALKFLASPTVVLTPQEALEVARLAGRSGLPLEAALLYSRAVRRGPAEPADLLAYARALASLRRHREAITTFHRIPATSPLSADALYGEAASRARLGERTAARAALTRLLQRVPDDSVLTPRALFLRGSLAWDDGAHRDAREPWLALVTRYPHADSVGRAGFLAALALYEEGRIDQAAAEWSRIHQLDAGADGLAAGYWAARALREAGDTSRATLLWQSVMARDSVSYYAYASAARLGRPGWQPAAAPDRFTHFLDVDSAMSRIGLLKAAGMVEEASWERAWLTAERVRSPQRLLSVADAFRRLGDPDASIASARAALARGAPRDARTYRLLYPRHYEDNLAAEARAIGVDPLVVAALIRQESAWNAGARSRVGARGLMQVMPATGRLIARQLGVRGWRVDHLDEPALNLRFGTFYLGQVLQRFNGDLVRALAAYNAGPGRVPLWSVGRAADDPEMFVERIGFKETRDYVRTIQRNVALYRALYPAAPAT